TGACCAGCCCCAGCGCAAATTTCACAGGACTCGTGACAAGGCCAACAAACACCACCTTGATTCGGGAAACTTCGTGGTGGACAGCGACTGACGCACGTACTGCAAATACAGTACTCTTCGTTTTCGCGGATACGTGTAATAAAAACCAGAGTTTTTGTGATCCCAAGCATGATTCTCTCTTATTCAAGAGATAATAGATCGTAGATCGTAGTAATGCCACTCggtgaaaattaatatagaaaagcGAAAGAACGAGTTGTTACGTGTCgtcttattcctattattttttggtttttattaCACACGAACACAGACAAAAACGATTAATTTACGCTCGATCCTTTGTCACCCCATCCttgagggaaagagagggagaaagagagagagagagagagagagagagagagagagagagagagagagagggagagagagagagttccaTCACTCTCGGTAGCATTATTTAGCGAGAACAAAACGTTTTGATTAGTATCACAATGAGGAAGACAATTTCAACATGCTCGAattagaaaatagagaaaaaaaataagattggAAAGTTCCTTCATCAATTTAGTTCTAATaactttgaattattttctttttcatcgtgaAAGTGAATTAATcaaaaaggaagatgaaaaagcaaagaacaattagcatagatataaaaagaaagaagataaagttgagaaatatcataaaagaaatataaaaaagaagaaaatgatatcaCCGAAAGTAATCCAATAACTCACTTGTCCAGCCGATAATTCTTGCAGGCGACACATTGCGTTGGACCCTTTCCGTAACAACCTTGAGAATCGCATTGTGGATCACAGTCATGAAGTATCTGCCTGGTTGTATCCAAGGAACCATCTGCTATCTGAGAGGATGGAACCGAAGGTGAATCGAATCCCGAAGCTGCTGCTGTATCGCCTGGTAACCGATTCGTCAAGATTGGAGCCGAGGAACCATCAAGAGTGGCCACCGATGCATGGACGTTCGAAGCTGCACCAGCGTAAGGTCCCTGGTAACTCTGAAAGGTAGACGGAGCAAAGAAGTCGGTGTCGTCCCGATGGTCCTGAGCTAGCGGATCATCGTCTATCGAGAACGGGTAATGCACGGACGAGAACGGAGAATGCGCTTGTACCGGGTTAAATTGACGTGTCCGTATCCTGATAGGGTTCGTTGCTGTTCCATAGAATATCAGTTGCCACTTCTTCAGTATACCTGCGTatatggagagagagaaagaaagaaagaaagaaagaaaataaataaatatttccgtcagaatatattagattttaatattaaaattattacatagttctcaaaaatatttttcgatttatttcattgatttcattcaatatcaataaataaattcgtttgatcgattaatcgaacaaaattattcgcgagaagaaataatgagtaaattatattcttttttcttttttgtttggtctttctctttttttttctttttttacttcgcaaAAATTACACTACGTTTTGTTTGTTCATCGTCAAAGATAATCGAAAGTATgagaaatttatcgaatcgaCATACTACTCGATACACTTATCACGACGAGAATGGGAACATtcggatttttctttttttcaaatgtcgATAAATCTCAATTGCTAGTCATCGATGTAAAATATGAGATTGGAAATGTACGAGACAGAATAAACGTGATATTGTCGTACGTTTGCGCTTATTAATTGCAATCGGTTATTGATTAAATCGTCTACGATATATTTCGATCATTGGGGAAAGCATCGAATGATTATGAATTCATGGAACgtctcgataataaaattatctaatGAGCGACTCGAGATCTGGATAATAGAATGTGAATCTAGGACTTTGAAATAGTAACGATGAATACTTGCCTGGGGAATTGACGTGCCGACTTCCGGCGTTAATGATCTGCAATGTCCAACGTCCATCGGCTTTCTCACCCCAGAAATGTACACTTAGGAAAGGCCAATCGTCGAAACTGGAGCTAAGAACGTCTCGTGGTCTTTCGAAGAGTAAAGTTGACGTGGTACCCATTGGTGAGGTTAAAAGTAACCTTAGATTACCTCGTGGAAAGAATCTCAGAGATACCTGATGGATATATCAGTTTAAAAGGGACgtacataaagaaaaagaaaaagaagaagaagatcaaTAAATACTTGgagaaattttctctcttcgagttaaaaatcaaaaaatcgAGGGCGTTACCTTACACTGAACGTGCTCGAGAAAGCGAACTTCGTTCAAGGATCCAGCGCATCCTGTAACGTCCAAATATACGCTCAAGGTATATCCGTAAGTCGGATCGATGGGCCGTTCCTCGTTTATTTCGTCGGATTTGCAGATGTGCTGTGATGGTACATTGGTCCATTGTTCGGCTAGACTGACCATAGCGCCTGCGTCCATAAGCCCGTATCCAAACTTGTGAGAGACCTTTCTCTTGACCCCGTTCAGTATCCAACCGGGTTCCTTTTCGAGGGGTCCAGATCTCGACGTTAACACTACGAGATATTGCATGTCTCTCCAGGTTAAACTTGGATTTGCTTCTAGAGCCAATGCAGCGATACCAGCCGCCAATGGCGCCGATGCAGATGTCCCTGTATGTTCTACGGTGCATATGTGATCTGGTCGTAACTTAGCGTCCATGTCTACCGTTGCAACGCTCTTATCATTGCCAGGTGTTCCCGATGAATAAGTTGAAGCCAAGGTCGAGCTACATTCTTCCAAGTACCACGGTTTGTAACCTCCTTGAGTTGCGCTCGATATTGATAACGTGAAGATGCTATTCGTGTATCCATCGCAATTACACGAGTCCGTGTGTCTACCACCATTACCGGAAGCCCAAACGAATATTGAGCCTTTTCCTTTGCGACCCTGTTCATCGTGTACGTGTCCATCGTCAAACGTTTTATTCAAATAACATGATAGACAAAGCATAACATAGAGAGGCATGAGAATATTTGAAGGAGCAAATACCAAGAGTTCTCTCATACGTCTCtgggacatatatatatatatatatatatgatatatatatatatatatgtatgtatatatgtaccacatatgtatgtatatattacgcTTCGATGTTTCTCCAAACGAGCCTTTTCTTCTCGtatactttattatcatattttttagaaTGACAGGAACTTTTATACTACACAATTTGACCTttgaatctttctttttcgtacgaCACCATCATAAATTTacattactttatttattagagatttaaatgtataatatatttctaatgtaTCTCTGAAGATACAAGCAAAGTgggtattaataatacttactttttaaagaaatatcgatatttcacTGTAACTGTTctaataatacgaatttttCAGTATTCGTACGAGATaagccaagaaaaaaaaaaaaaaaaaataaaaaaggaaggaaaaaagaaaaaaaagaaaaagaaaagtagtaaATGTCACACAAGTAATTTCAGAAATTCATGAAGTCAGCCCAAAAGTTATTCTACTTTACATAACATAGAGGGGTTTTGCTCTCATCGGATTTCGAATCGATAATACACAGTAGTTTCTTTTTCGCCTGGAGAATCATGGAGGGGTAAAAAGTTTAACGCTCTAATATAACTcgtagaaaaaaggagaaagagaaaaagagagacggagaaagaaaaaaaaaaaagaatgaagaaaaaaaattagaaagaaagaaagaaataaagaaagaaagagaaagaaagataaaagttaaaacgaatgaaattcgCTTACGCTTGTTACTCCATAAATAAAAGCCCTTCTAGCGAGCGGACCAGGACCATCGACCGTCTTTCCATCGTCTTCAGGGCCCCAAGATGCGCTATATATGTCTATGTGATCAGGATTCAATCCTAGCGCTCTGGCTTCGACGGCATCGTTTACCGGGCCATCGAGCATTCGTACGCCTGAAAACACGTTAGGTATGTACGTGCGTGAGTTTCTACATTCCCTCTTTCCCTtacaccctttctctctctctctctctctctctctctctctcttactctctacatataaatacatatcatatatacaagGTGTCCCAAAAAAGATTATCGATCTTTCAACCAGATAGTAACCAATACGAGACATAAATTTAgaaatcattctttttattttattgtttctttacaAGGAGGACATtattttctgtctctttttttcctttatttatttatttatttatatttttttcttcttcttcttcttttagaaATGACTCTCGTCTGCATCCATATCAACTTTTGAGACACCCTTTATGTTTattgtaggtatgtatgtatgtatgtatgtatgtatgtatgtatgcatgtataatcTTACGTGCTAAGATTTTGTAGAAGTTCGTCAATTCTCTTCAATGATAGGGGTTGATCCTATGATTCTTGAATTAATTGCATCCCCAAAAACACGAGACGCatctcgaataataataaacgcgACGTGATCTCAAATAATTCTGTCAATAAGCGAGATTAAACGTAGTTCGCTCATTTATTTAGGATAcgacgaatattattattaaaggaaGTTCGCGTGTTTTCTAAGAAGAATTTCACTATTGTCGTCGATATTGAACTTACGACATTTACGACGTTAGAATTTTTATGTATAGAAATTGGATATATCGTGCCTGTTAAAGGGCAACACTTTATACTTTCGTGTACGAATATTGCCTGACAAAAAgggttttaaaaaaaaatgtttcttacCGACAGATGGTAAATACGAGCGATACTATCAACCAAGTATAAAGTGATGTCTATCTTCAGGAACTAAAGATATTTActttatcaatttaaaaaacgtaattaattataaaagaaagaaaaaaaaaaatcaagataaCTATAAGCAAGATAAGAGAAATTTGAATAATCGTTTAGAtttaaagaaatgataaacctgtcatattataaacatttttgttcctttatttcgaaatgattaaaaataaaaagaaaaaaaaaaatgtattacctCCGATGCTGGAATTGTAAGCAACTCCAACGCCGCAGTATTGGTTAAAAGCCACAGCTGCTACTTCGCCAGCACAACGAGTGCCATGCttattatcaccattatcTCGTGGCATTGGATCCGAGTCATTATCATTGATGTCATAACTCGCCTCATGATCATAGTTCAACGCAAGATCTGGATGATTAGTTTGAATACCATCGTCTAATATGGATACAACTACGCCTTTACCCGTGTAACCCTTTTGCCAGGCTGGTCCTAAATTCATGTCGTATCCATCTTTGGCACCACCgttctaaaagaaaattatttatttcattcattagaTATGTCATttgattaataagaaaaaagattaataaagatgattattaatggaaaaaatattatattttcaaatgtatATGAAACAACAAATTGTATATACTCGTcgacatttgaaaaaaataatagataaacggataaatatatctcgttctctttatttttatcttttttactgtGTCGAATCTAACGAACGTAATTTGAATGCATTCACGATTATTAATTCGTGCaaggcttttctttttttctttttctttctcgagagtgaaagagagagagagagagagagagagagagagagagataacgtgATTGCGATCAAAGGACTaagtaatttcatttattttatttttttttattttttttcgtatccTTAGATAACGAGCACACGATAAAATTGAATGAACCTATGTGACTAAATTAAACAATGAACGTAAGTACTTTTGTGCATAGTGTACATAacttacaaattatatatatatatatatatatatatatatatatatatatatataaattgtattaaatctttatattcaaaatttatttcaaaacttATTGCACGCTATGTAAACGTCAACGAGATAAGATTCCCCTTAGTTCTTTAGCCTTTTAGTATTAATCCAATTCAACGTAGTTGCCTTTCGATCCTACCAAGAAcagatttatttgttaattgaGTTAATTGAGTTGGTAGTAGCTGAATATTTTTAGTCGACCTATAAATGAAGGCGAAGAGAAAGATTGGGAaatgtaaagagagagaaagagagagagggagaaagagagagagagagagagaggaagagagagtgtACCTTTCGTTTTAAGATAATTCCGtggtaaatatttacataggATAGCTACGTATCCGTTTCGACGACTTTAAAAGGAAACAAGgacaaagaggaaaaaaaaagaaaagaaaaaaaattgtaaagccACGTGGAAGAAAACATTTAATCCTATTACTCCTACgaacagatatatatacatatatattaacaagtaataataatctacGTAGTAACGAAAGGATATTCGATTTCTTCGAACGTAAAAAATTTACGTTTGAGTTACGTTTCCACGTATTCTTtacttttgtatatttaattaattttttttttttttttaattttattttatttcgtttttttatctttctttattaatgattattcgattttaatcatgtacataaatacaaatgtatatatgattgAATTTCTCATCTTTCATATATACCTCatgtatcattttaatttttatcgtacaaagaaaagtattactgtttatgcaataatatttgcatatctaagaatatatatatatatatatatatatatatatatatatatatataatgcgtAATGATCAaactaaaattaatattcaatatctctatttctgtcacgtttaataaaaattttaatacttcagtaaatattccaatatttatgtaaactttttaaatccataatttgttttgttttttcttttttttttttcacgcgaATATCGTCAATTATCAAATTTAACATCATAATGGAATAATTAATGTctaataaatcgatatttacataaataaataaataaataaataactaataatgataaaagaaaaaaatagaaggagcaaaaaagagagagagagagagagagaggaagagagagagaggaaaggaatgGGACACATAGAAAATCAATATCTGACGGAATAATCAATATCTAAtagatcaataaataaataaataatatcgataaaaaaagaaaaacaaaatagaatgaaaaaaaaaaagaagaaaagacagaaaacGCGAACGGGATACGTAGAAAATcgtgaataattaatatttgggttattaatattttgtaataaatcgataaataaataaataaataaataaataaataatttcgataaaagaaaagaagaaaagatagaggataacgaaaagaaaaaaagataaaggataagtaggaaatatatatatatatatgtatatgtatatatgggaAAGGTAAATAGACAAACTGGTGGTGAGTACCCTCATTATGCATCACTAATGTCTTCCcgattgtatatacatatatatatatatatatatatatatatatatatatatatatatatatatatatatatatactatctaccattattttcattgttatgtTACATTAATCGAAAGCGGTCAAAGCAATTTGTATAAATGCCTCTTCGTTATTTTATAGACGTGCACGTAGAATACATATTTAGACACGAGTATCCAGTACCGAGTACtgaacacatatatacatacatattatatatatatatatatatatacacaaaatcACACGCACACAACTACGTCGAAAGTTACTACATGAAATTGCACTTGTTTGCTACGAAACACATTTTCGCGCAGCCATTTCGCTCGAAACTAATCCAATTCTCTTGGATACTAATACGTACGAGTACATTAAGGAGCAATTTGAATGCGGTCGATAGGTAAAAAAGGCCAAAGGAATAGGtagcttttaatttttcttatttattgatttgtaACGTGCGTTCTATCACACGGCCACAAATGcgtgtttattttttacttcatcagcttgttccttttttctttcttttttttttctttcttttttttttttttcgtttcgccCAAATTCCTCTTGCAATAGCAAAGtaattaaaagttaatattatGCGAGACAAGTAAAAAtgcattttgtaaaaattcattttattcgatagTTTCTACGattcttcgatattatttacgtGCACACGTATTCTAACTTgttattagaagaaaaaggtattgaatgaataaatgaaagaaaaagaaaaagaaaggaggaaaaaggaaaagaaaaaaacaaacaaacaaacaaaaaagaagaaagaaatgaaagaaaggaaatctCACCACGTGTGTGCGCAtgtaatatttcgaaaaagggaagaaataaaaagacgcGTACGTTGTTTGTTGAATACCAAAAggcagaatcaaaaaaaaaaaagaaaaagaaaaaaaaaaagaaaaaaacaagaaaaaagaaagaaaaaaaaaggaaagaaaaaaagaaagaaaaagaaatctcaaACGGTGCTCGCTCGCATATAATAGCAATTCAATTTGCTGTATTCAACGGATCACGTACGATTTGCCAGTGGTATGGGTTGGGCGTGGGGGGTAGGGGAGGGGAGAAGGGTTAAAGGGGGTGGTTTAAAGGGAAGGAAGGGTCGAGGAAAACTCTACGTTTGGATTGCCTTACGAGAAGCTGTTATAGAAGCACGAAGTGAAATTCGAAAGCGGTCatctacatacgtatgtaagcGTGTGACTTGCCATATGCAACAATATGTTACTCGGCAAATTTATCGGATTATTCTCGaaaacaagatatatatatatatatatatatatatatatatatataccctcGTCCCACTACCCCTCTTTCCCCCATCCATTTGTTCaaactttcattcttttcatgTATAATACAACTACGTtcgatatttgtataattttattaatatcagcttcttcttatcctcttcctcctcttcttcttcttttatttctttctattctatttatttatttacttctttcttttttttttttttttttcttataaaatattcactttctctattttgtcaactaaaatattcatttcattgcgaatatttctctctctctctctttctctcctatcttgatctctttttcttcagaaagatgaaaaaaaaagaaagaaagaaagaaagaaagctagaaagaaagaaaaaaaagaaaagaaaagaaaaggaaaaaaagagagcttCTTAAGAGTTCAAGAAATCCCATAGGACGATGAAGTTCTTTATCCCGAAGGGAAAGTATCACGTTTTCTATGGGAATTACAGTAGAGAAAACGTAAGAAAACCTTCTCCCATCTCCCATAGTTATGCGTTCCACGATGCTACGTGACACttaatttttacgatctttACGTTGTCATTGAGATGCAGCTCTCGGTTATTCCGAGTTGTTGCTTTTACCCCTGCTCCCgcccttctctccctctctcactcttttctcTCAGCAGATCGAAGTTTCTTTCTATCGGAGCTTTTCATCGTTCATCGCGCGACGTAATTGGCTCTTGCGAAAAGCTCGATGAACGACGTTGAACGTTCTGTTTCCcattggaatatatatatatatatatatatatatatatatatatatatatatatatatgtttaatcgaaaggaaaagaaagaaaaaaagcaataaaaaaagatcagaaaaaaatagaagaagaaaaagaagaagatgaagaagaagaagaaatataagatataaagcTCGGATGGAAAAGGAATAGTAATTACGATGATgatgaggacgaggacgaggacgaggacgagaacgaggacgatgacgatgacgatgacgatgaaagaaaaaagtatatataagtgCACTTTAATCTCTTTTTACCGAACTTTAACGTCCCTTTCGAAAGTCCGATTATCCTCgtgatattcttcttctttttttttttatttttttttttttttattttatcattgttattattattttttttttttttatcctcatCGATATAATCGACACTATCTATTACTTTTTACACTTCTCGTTTTAATCGTCGCCAATCCTGCCATCGGCATATGATCCTCCCATAAACGAGTTTTCTCATTTAATATCACAATAAACGTATGGACGTACGTTAATGAATAACCCGTTCGTTGTATTGAGAGATTTGTTGGAAATTAGTAACCAACGTAGAGAGTTTCGTTTGACGTCGAGATTCAAAGGGCGCTCGCATAGAAACGAAGGTATTTAACCTATGCGAACCTTGAATACTTTAATTATGCTTTTGGATATAGCACGGCGAGTTGATCACAGtaaaattaacgttaatatcattgagtatttatattagtagatgttatctattttattcatgaaacgatattattattcgcgaAGGTTTGTTACCACGCaggtaatatacatatgtatgtatataaaaggtgtatttatattttatttatttatttatttatttatttatttattttttttttctttttctttttctttctctttttccatacGACACAGTTGACGTTTAATCTTTTTGAACGTTTTAtcataaacaaaatttacgtTAATACCGTCATCccaaagaaattttatcgctgaacaatattttatgtcgttgcctctttctctttccttctttctttctttatttattttctctttattatgttACAAACAAATATGAAAAACATATGCAATTAAAGATCATTATTAGCATTTAATATTGaatggaaattaattttcttaatgccTCCAAAATGATATTTTCCCCTGGATAtgatacaataaaatttattatactctCTTCGTGCATTTCACTTTATGTTCCTAATAGTATggggacaaagagaaagagagagagagagagagagagagagagagagagagagagagagagagagagagagagagagagagagagagaaaaggatgaaatTCTATCGTTTAAGGTTTAATTTtcgatacaaataataataataataataataataataacatgcaATATTAATGCAAAATTAATAACAGTTTAGTACGAATGgtcgaattaatatatactttttatatcaaaagatttctctctccccctcgcctccctctctctcattctctttctaattttatttctgaatCGAATAACTAAAAAGcgaaaaacagaaacaaaaaaatataaaagaaggtgtagataaacaaaagagaaaagaataatgctCGTATCAGTTTCATTCTGAAAATAGAAACGTGTGTATCGAACGGCTTAATGTATCTCTATTCGTTTGGTGCGATCAATCGTAATAGCATGAGCGGATTCGATATGCCGGTATTTCGGCTGATTAACTCGGTATCTCGCTTACATTTCCCCCTCGACCTTACCGGACATTCGATTATACGATAAACAGACACGAGAATTAATGCAAATTATTTCAGTCGCGAAGTTATTACGTGGTCGTCGTTCGTTATAGCGCGATAATTGGTCCTTTGTGTTGGCAGTACGACGTTGaagtttatgtatgtatgtatacgtatacgtggAGCTTCGTTAATTGGAAATGCGAGAAGGAgtgaaagcgaaagagagaaaaaaagaaaaaagaaaaaaaaaaaataaaagaaaaaagagaaagaaaataatttaataaaaatgagcttcgtaggaaaaatttttctacttATAGATTAACGAATACGATGAAATTATTTGACAATTTGTTTGCGTAtttctcaaagaaaataagaaaaaaaaaaaaaaaaaaaaagaaaaaaaaaaaagaaaaacacgacGATGATCCTTTTACAATTCGAAGTATTTCATTATATGTAATTACTTGCAAAGAAACGATTTTATCTATTAACGCGTCTTGTTGTATTATCAAAGTTGGACTCTTTGAAATTCAATTAATCGATCGTTCCAATAATCGAGAATCTATTTAACTactttatcaatgataaagtTAAATATCTCgcaaagttattattatttacataaataggTACATTAATTTATACTTTATCTATAAGAAGATTCTACGTTGTCTatgggaaataaataaagtttatCACGGTTCATgagaaacaaattaaaagaaataaataagagcgtatcaataaatttcatttgatgtaattttctttaagaatttaatcgtaatatacacgcctacgtatatatacatatgtgtatataacgatgtacattatattcatagatacatatgcatgtatgtatatatatatatatatgtatgtatgtatgtatgtatgtatgtatatgtaatacatatatcgatGTCACGAATTTTGAGTAACAATCGACGATTTTGCGATAACGTTTAGTATCTCGAATATTTTCCTGCACCGTCGAATTTACCGGATCGCGATTTTTCCCCATTCATCGAAGCGAAACGATTTTCGAAGCACGCGCTTCCGTAGAGAGTCGGATTTCGTAAAATACGTTTGCGAGGCCTCACCGAACCTTTATCGAATGTCGTACGGTTCGTTGAACGATACATTCCCGTCACGTAATTCGTCGCACTCACTTGCTCGCTACTAGTTTCTCAAGACGAGTGAGATTCAGCTAGAGGAAGGAGATTTTCGATGTTGAGTATCAACCCTTTTTCCTACCATCGAAAAGTTCCACAACAAGGCacaattgtatttatatatgtatagatgtatatataatttttttttgaaagccCATCAATCGTATGCAGTCATGACGTTGTAAGAACGTCATCAAAAGaacaaatcaatttttttcttaatttattttattaaatctattattatcacttctttcattctatttttattaattaaattcatatatcAGTTTGATCATCTAAGATctatttttcgttaatttttgatttaatcCCGACGAAATGTACTGGgtcatgtttctttttttttttttttctttttgttttattttatatcgccATTCGTcaggaataaaatttttatgcgTCATCCTGGCTTACGATTAATCTTTCTTGCGATAGTAAATGTGAACGGCTCTGtgcataagaaagaaaaattttatatgaagaaataaaagagataatactTACCAGGTACCACTGTTCTTTAAATAACGGATCGgtgaataaattttgaaaggGTACACCTCGATTTCTTTGACGATGAAACGACGCTTGTCTCGGTCGCGGTCCAAAATCTTCGAAGAACGGAGGATAATCGCCAAAAGTGGCAAAGGATGTCGCTTCGAAATCTCTCTTCTTACGTTTTCTTTCATGTTGCTGCTGGAACCAGTGCACCTGCAAAACGacagatatttttcttttttctcattatttatttacattttctttttttccgaaTTTGTATTTCT
This DNA window, taken from Vespa crabro chromosome 24, iyVesCrab1.2, whole genome shotgun sequence, encodes the following:
- the LOC124432165 gene encoding furin-like protease 2 isoform X3, which produces MIVRVTLVCFLLVGAPIKSEAEARPRARPVPIYSNQFAVHVPEGVEAAAEIAEKHGFDNHGQIGSLKNYFLFSHRRLNKRSLTESEPHHKILRDDSRVHWFQQQHERKRKKRDFEATSFATFGDYPPFFEDFGPRPRQASFHRQRNRGVPFQNLFTDPLFKEQWYLNGGAKDGYDMNLGPAWQKGYTGKGVVVSILDDGIQTNHPDLALNYDHEASYDINDNDSDPMPRDNGDNKHGTRCAGEVAAVAFNQYCGVGVAYNSSIGGVRMLDGPVNDAVEARALGLNPDHIDIYSASWGPEDDGKTVDGPGPLARRAFIYGVTSGRKGKGSIFVWASGNGGRHTDSCNCDGYTNSIFTLSISSATQGGYKPWYLEECSSTLASTYSSGTPGNDKSVATVDMDAKLRPDHICTVEHTGTSASAPLAAGIAALALEANPSLTWRDMQYLVVLTSRSGPLEKEPGWILNGVKRKVSHKFGYGLMDAGAMVSLAEQWTNVPSQHICKSDEINEERPIDPTYGYTLSVYLDVTGCAGSLNEVRFLEHVQCKVSLRFFPRGNLRLLLTSPMGTTSTLLFERPRDVLSSSFDDWPFLSVHFWGEKADGRWTLQIINAGSRHVNSPGILKKWQLIFYGTATNPIRIRTRQFNPVQAHSPFSSVHYPFSIDDDPLAQDHRDDTDFFAPSTFQSYQGPYAGAASNVHASVATLDGSSAPILTNRLPGDTAAASGFDSPSVPSSQIADGSLDTTRQILHDCDPQCDSQGCYGKGPTQCVACKNYRLDNTCVSRCPPRSFPNQGGVCWPCHESCEICAGAGQDSCLSCAPAHLRVTDLAVCLQQCPEGYYENTENSTCVPCEANCASCQDRPDKCTSCEHHLVMHENKCYAACPLYTYETQDYNCAPCHPSCESCNGTSENQCIACRPNLFSLGGNCRASCPAGYSADKKRRECVSCPPGCLTCVTSSCINCIEGWSLNKKGVCAPENRNRCDTAEYYNDGHCKPCHSTCESCAGPTEDFCISCQSPLLLQGRRCVSQCDDGYYSVAQPSRPICVPCLHTCKSCVSRLNCTACQDGLQLQSGECRSSCAQGYYSDRGQCAKCYLSCKTCSGPRRDQCVTCPTGWQLAAGECHPECPEGFFKSNFGCQKCHHYCRTCKGEGPLECTSCPAHSMLEGGLCMDCLGAQYYDPLTQLCKNCHADCRRCTGPGKFSCAACSPPLHLDKLNNQCVPCCTGLEKGPHTDECCLCDPETGGCRNSSPAGKRRVPSRDSSISEGYEIIDKSSDNNDSASLAVTAATTMAVAICLASVALFAMIFVALQVRMQYQREDKQIWVTRN
- the LOC124432165 gene encoding furin-like protease 2 isoform X5, encoding MHRTSSHVAILVNLVVCSIEIGSLKNYFLFSHRRLNKRSLTESEPHHKILRDDSRVHWFQQQHERKRKKRDFEATSFATFGDYPPFFEDFGPRPRQASFHRQRNRGVPFQNLFTDPLFKEQWYLNGGAKDGYDMNLGPAWQKGYTGKGVVVSILDDGIQTNHPDLALNYDHEASYDINDNDSDPMPRDNGDNKHGTRCAGEVAAVAFNQYCGVGVAYNSSIGGVRMLDGPVNDAVEARALGLNPDHIDIYSASWGPEDDGKTVDGPGPLARRAFIYGVTSGRKGKGSIFVWASGNGGRHTDSCNCDGYTNSIFTLSISSATQGGYKPWYLEECSSTLASTYSSGTPGNDKSVATVDMDAKLRPDHICTVEHTGTSASAPLAAGIAALALEANPSLTWRDMQYLVVLTSRSGPLEKEPGWILNGVKRKVSHKFGYGLMDAGAMVSLAEQWTNVPSQHICKSDEINEERPIDPTYGYTLSVYLDVTGCAGSLNEVRFLEHVQCKVSLRFFPRGNLRLLLTSPMGTTSTLLFERPRDVLSSSFDDWPFLSVHFWGEKADGRWTLQIINAGSRHVNSPGILKKWQLIFYGTATNPIRIRTRQFNPVQAHSPFSSVHYPFSIDDDPLAQDHRDDTDFFAPSTFQSYQGPYAGAASNVHASVATLDGSSAPILTNRLPGDTAAASGFDSPSVPSSQIADGSLDTTRQILHDCDPQCDSQGCYGKGPTQCVACKNYRLDNTCVSRCPPRSFPNQGGVCWPCHESCEICAGAGQDSCLSCAPAHLRVTDLAVCLQQCPEGYYENTENSTCVPCEANCASCQDRPDKCTSCEHHLVMHENKCYAACPLYTYETQDYNCAPCHPSCESCNGTSENQCIACRPNLFSLGGNCRASCPAGYSADKKRRECVSCPPGCLTCVTSSCINCIEGWSLNKKGVCAPENRNRCDTAEYYNDGHCKPCHSTCESCAGPTEDFCISCQSPLLLQGRRCVSQCDDGYYSVAQPSRPICVPCLHTCKSCVSRLNCTACQDGLQLQSGECRSSCAQGYYSDRGQCAKCYLSCKTCSGPRRDQCVTCPTGWQLAAGECHPECPEGFFKSNFGCQKCHHYCRTCKGEGPLECTSCPAHSMLEGGLCMDCLGAQYYDPLTQLCKNCHADCRRCTGPGKFSCAACSPPLHLDKLNNQCVPCCTGLEKGPHTDECCLCDPETGGCRNSSPAGKRRVPSRDSSISEGYEIIDKSSDNNDSASLAVTAATTMAVAICLASVALFAMIFVALQAISARRQTNMGYTQLTVRMESVDDIDADDTTELMT